The genomic region GCGACAACACTCGGCCTTGTGTCTGTTGCTAGGCGACGTGTGGGTAATTTTTAGCCTGCAGGACGGCGGTGGTGGTGAGAAGATTTTGAGACGTGAGGATGAAAAACTCCCTCTGATAGAGGATGAATCACCATATCACATCTATTGTTAACACCGCTGCGTGGCAGAGAGGTAATTTACTGTCAGCCTTTGAAAAGTTACAACaagaaataatattatttatcaaaGATTAACCCTCAAACTGTGGCCTGTTGCACATTTCTACCTCTCCAGCTTCTATAATCTACTAGTTGTGGATCTATCTGCAGATTGGGGAGATGCTTACGAGGGTTTAAGGAAAGCCTGATTCCCTTTGAGGATCAAACGAGGTGcaagacagaaaaatataccGATTTACTGTGAAGTTTTGCACCTTCCTCTGGCCATTTCTGCACAACACTACCAATGTATGTTCTGATATCTACTGATTATGGATCCATTTGCACATCTGGAGATgctatactgtgtgtgtttgttatatttttgcACACAAAGTAAAATCTTTTGCACAACTTTAAGTTATAAATACTGCATCTAAACCTGATATAAACCTGgatagttttattttagttttaagggACATTTTCATCTGTAACATTTGCTCTGTGTCCGCTGGGCTGCAGGTTGAAGGTCCTGTGGTTTCTCTGGTCGTTaataaagagcagcaggagTCTCCACGGCTTTCATCAATAAATTATAAAGTTCAACTCATTTAATTCACCTTCAGTcagttcattttaaattcacattttctgtttcctggCTCGTTTAGCACTTTTCACCTCAACGCTTTTCAGCTTTTATCTAAATgcagaaatggaaaataacaGAATAAGTAACCTTGATGTTTTGGTACTTTTTGAACTATTTTTCGTGCCACATTTTCAATTGAAACATGAGTGTTTTACTACACTACTTGTTCATGAATTAGAATGATAAATGATAGCGTTAATCattctgcaaaacaaataaagatggGATCAAAAATCTGCAAATTATAAGCAAAGAAACGGTGAATGATAAAACAAAGGTCATTTCTTTGTTGGATTTAGAGATGAAAATGAAGCATGGTCcccttataaataaataaaacacataataaatgACGTTCTCCAAGAAAGACTGATGGAAGAAACCCTTCACGAAAGATTGCATTGAGTCTTAAAAGTAGAGCTGCAACTTACAGTCATTTAGTTACTGGTTATTCTGCCAAATATCTCTCCAGAAAACGAGAGGAATTGTAAAAAAAGTTCCATCCTAGTTTCTCAAAGAACAATATTAGGTTTattaatgtcttgttttgttaaatatctTCTTATGTAATGACATAAAACAGTGTCTCCATTTCTGAGTttctgaaaacagcattttttaggacatttttgCATCAGGACGGCACTACGGCTGTGGATTAGTGGTGTGTTGTTGCAGCTCTACTTAAGTGCTAGAGTTACGGGACGTCAGGACTTTGGCTCgctatttatttacattatggCTACTGGGACTCGAAGGGAAAACTACATTTATAGAAGCGCTACATTAAATAGTCTTTAAGTCTGACTCACTTTTAAACTCATCGTACCATCAGAGCAGGCAGGAGTCCTAAACCCTCAGGGTCCGACAGAAACACCTGCAGTAACTCTGAGGAAGAGAATACTAATGCTGATTAAATCAAAGCACGCGTTGCATCCAGAGGAACATTTTCTGCTGGTTTCCCCATCATGCTCTTCTCAGACTCCTGGTTTTAACCCATAACGATGACAGTTAGTCGTCTTCGCCCACCGGCTGTAAAGTTGGCATCCTGATTTCACCTGTTGTGTCTCAGTGTTCCCGATCCCGACGCCGCACCGGGACAGCGAACAGAGGCAGGGTCCGAGTCGGCGAAGAAGAAGTCTCGGGATCGGAGTTTGTTAGCGGGTCTTCGGCTTTGTGGCCGCGGCGCTCCGAGGACCCGGAGGCGGAAAGATCCTGGCAAACCTCGTAGGAAAACTTCCTCTTCTGGAGCGCCTCGGCCCGGACGGCGAGAGATCGGGCGCAGACGGTCAGGAGGACGATGAGCGTGCCGAGCAGCAGAGACACCATCGGCCACAGGACGCAGTGCAGCAGCACGCTGGTGTCGTGGGAACGCCGCCACAATACGTCGTCCGGTCTGGAAAACACAAGGAGAACAAAATAATGAACTCCATAACAATGTTTAACAGTCCGAcgttatttaaaagaaaacaggccTAAAAAAtccagacatttttaaaaacgtttttctcCAAATAGTGTTTTCacttcatttctctttttcttgaaCATTATTTGTATCATTATGACTTTATTCTTAATATATTTACTTCACGAAATCACGAAAAAAACATACTTCAATAATCCTGATTTTTTTAAACtctgttttcaacattttttaaaatataattcacGAAAAATGTGACTTAGGACATATTTActcattttaatgcaaaactaATTTCACATTTTGAGTTAATTCCTGAAAATAATCACTccatagaaataaataaacaatgctcaACACTTCCACTGAATTGAATTAATATCGGGATAGTAGATTTCCATAAGGCCGTCCAAAAAATATCCTGCAGGGTGCaaagctagcattagcattgctAAGCCACTAGCAGTACATAGCAATTGTATTAGCTAACATAGAAAGCGATACTAACTGTTATTAACATTATCTGTACTTTTAGAGACAAATATCTCACTGTTTTCCGAGGAGAAGCTTTACCTCTTTCATTTATGATTCATTTACGGTCATCATTCAAGAAGGTTTGGACAGAAACGAGTCCATATCAAGTTTATCCAGAACGAAACCAAGTCTTCACTAATGCTACAGATCTGCATTCGGACACGTGGGGATATAAACCCATAAATCAAGAGACTTTCCCCCTCTTTGAGTGCTCCagttcttctctttcctttaaaCCATATTTATGAAACCAGCTCCCACTGGGCTGCTTATTTTTGAAGCAGCGTTTCCTCACGCTGGTCCTCGAGGTGCAGAGATAAAAATAAAGCGAGTCGAGGTCACAGGTAAACATCAGCTGAAGGATTACGCTGACAAGAGATCTCAGTTCCTACTCCATAATTGTTCAGTCCCTGTATAAATAGGGGCCAGAATAACCTAAATACAACCACAGGATAAGGTAGGGCGGTCGGTTTGAACGTTCAAAGAGCTGCTGGTTTATGTCGTTGCTTTATTTGTGTAATCTTAATAAACTCCAGGCACGTCTTACTTGTCCTTTGCAATATCCTGCCGCAGAAACACCTCTTGGACCTCATGACTGTTAAATTGACAATAAGAGTCATTTCGTTGAGGTCAAAGGTCTGAAATGTAATCTCACACATccctctgttttcattttcccTGAATCACACCTGGAAATGGgtttttctgtttattctgAGGCTCAACTCCTCAGCTAGCATCAGCTCATGGAAAAATATGTCTGGCATCCGAAACACAAGGAGACACATTTACACTGAAATATACACAGTGATGAAGAGAatcaaaatgaccaaaaaaaacagaccaaatgtaaaaagaaagtcaaaatcACTTAAAAAGGGACTAAATATTactaaaagaaacacaacatgacTAAAGGGACACAAAGAGACCAGAAAAGacatgaaatgaatgaaaaataaccaaaatgtttcaaaagaaCTACACAAAGTACAACACAATTCAAGTTAAACTGTCTCGCAGAGGTCAAAGGTCTTGAACGTAATCTCACACCTCCCCCCCCTGCACCACACCtgtaaagatgtgtgtgtgtctcctcacCTGCGCTGCTGGTTGAAGAAGCAGGTGAAGGCCTGGGTGCTGACCTCCCGGCTGAAGTAGTCCTCCCACCACAGGACGCTGTCTCGGTTCTTCTGGTTGTCTCGCTCACAGGGCGGCACGTAGGAGCACTGAGAGAGAAACATCGAGAGATCAACATCGAGATCAACATCGAGAGAGAGACATCGAGAGAGAAACATCGAGAGAGAGACATCGAGAGAGAAACATCGAGATCAACATCGAGAGAGAGACATCgagagagaaacactgagagagagacatcGAGAGAGAAACATCGAGATCAACATCAAGAGAgaaacactgagagagagacatcGAGAGAGAGACATCGAGAGAGAGACATCGAGAGAGAGACATCGAGAGAGAGACATCGAGATCAACATCGAGAGAGAGACATCGAGAGAGAGACATTGAGATCAACATCGAGAGAGAGACATCGAGAGAGAGACATTGAGATCAACATCgagagagaaacactgagagagagacatcGAGAGAGAAACATCgagagagaaacactgagagagagacatcGAGAGAGAAACATCGAGATCAACATCGAgaaacactgagagagagacatcGAGAGAGAAACATCGAGATCAACATCGAGAGAGAAACATCGAGAGAGACATCGAGAGAGAAACATCGAGATCAACATCGAGAGAGAGACATCGAGAGAGAAACATCGAGAGAGACATCGAGAGAGAAACATCGAGATCAACATCGAgaaacactgagagagagacatcGAGAGAGAGACATCGAGAGAGAGACATCGAGAGAGAGACATCGAGATCAACATCGAGAGAGAGACATCGAGAGAGAGACATTGAGATCAACATCTAGAGAGAGACATCGAGAGAGAGACATCGAGATCAACATCgagagagaaacactgagaGAGAAACATCGAGATCAACATCgagagagaaacactgagaGAGAAACATCGAGATCAACATCGAGAGAGAAACATCGAGATCAACATCGAGAGAGAGACATCGAGATCAACATCGAGAGAGAGACATCGAGAGAGAGACATCGAGAGAGAGACATCGAGAGAGAGACATCGAGATCAACATCGAGAGAGAGATATCGAGAGAGAGACATCGAAATCAACATCGAGAGAGAGACATCGAGAGAGAGACATCGAGATCAACATCGAGAGAGAGACATCGAGAGAGAGACATCGAGATCAACatcgagagagagacatggagagagagacatggagagagagacatggagagagagacatggagagagagacatcgAGAGAGAGACATCGAGAGAGAGACATCGAGAGAGAGACATCGAGAGAGACACTgatcaacaaataaacaaaggggACAGAGTCTGATCCTGATTGGCTCAGAGGGGGTCTCTCTACATCGTATCAGGAGACTGATTGGATCTCGTCTGGTTACAGGTGGTTGCCATGGCGACTGTGTGATTGGTTCACATCGTTAGGAGTTAGATAGCGAAGCCAGAACATCCCGGGTAAACACAAAAGAGCACTCTCGAGGTTTACAGGTTtcccagcagtggctcagtcagtaggggcttggactgggaatcgtagggttgccggttcaagtccccaaacagactagaaatatggaaagtggacccgggcgctgcacaatggctgcccactgctcccagtactaggatgggttaaatgcagaggacacatttcactgtgtgtgctctgctgagGTTTCATCCTCCCGTTCTATCCCCGACAGTTTTGACTTtattcttagtttttttttttacttgatttctgactttaaaaaaaaggttttgggtgaaaatgcaaaaacaatccAGACATTTTCTAAACTTTGTTTAcgaaattgaaaataaataaatatttgactttattttccaataatgggtttatatttttatttacttcacTTTCGACATTACTCTGTTTTTTGATGACTTTATTCTcgatatatttaatttaattttaattttgaCTTTCTCCTTGAAATGGATCGAGTGTTATGATTGGCCCTCTTTGTCTTCCGtacatagaaaataaaacccagataAAAGAGAAATGTCTCCGATCCACAGCCTTCACTTCCTGTCGGCTGTCGAAGGGTTTCTCGTTGTTTTTTTGGATCAGATTACTTTCGTCTcgtctctgtgtttcaggtaaTCGTCATTCATCCCCGTCGACCAATCAGGACGCTTCGCAGGATGACGCCTGCCGGATGATTGCGGTTGCTGGGCCAACAGGACGAGGGtacaattatgtgtgtgtgtgtgtgtgtgtgtgtgtgtgtgtgtgtgtgtgtgtgtgtgtgcatgcgtgtgtgtgtgtgtgtgtgtgtccaataaATGGCCTAAATGAGATcaatcttctgtgtgtgtgtgtgtgtgtgtgtgtgtgtgtgtgtgtgtgtgtgtgtgtgtgtgtgtgtgtgtgtgtgtgtgtgtgtgtgtgtgtgtgtgtgttgacatgcTGAGGGGTTTTCTGagagcaggaacacacagctgGATTTTATTTAGATTCTCCTCacgtgtttttcttttttaaaggttttcacATTCAAAGCAGGGACACTAATCCTTAAAGCGCTTTCCATTCATCTATTTCTTTAACTGGTTATAAACCAATATATGTGTAAGTACGTTTTTATTCACAcccgcgctcctattggctagcgtgCCAACACATTGTCAAAATAGGCTAAgtggttaaccaatcagagccgactgggctctggtttcagacagagggtgaaaagaggagctgcagcacagacagtctgAGACACATGAACAGCTTTCTGatcattagagcatggagacatgtcccaggagagagtCTCAGACTGTCTGCTGACATTATCAGAGCGAGGTTGTCACACAACCTGATTATGAATTAACTAGAAaatcaggatgtgtgtgtgtgtgtgtgtgtgtgtgtgtgtgtgtgtgtgtgtgtgtgttttcagtgacctgctgctgctgcacacagttaAACTGATTATTGTCcaactgtctgtctctcagcctCTGGAGGAACAGGGAAGCATCTGCAggtcagtatgtgtgtgtgtgtgtgtgtgtgtgtgtgtgtgtgtgtgtgtgtgtgtgtgtgtgtgtgtgtgtgtgtgtgtgtgtgtgtgtgtgtgtgtgtgtgtgagcaccaGCAGAGCTCAGCTGCATCCAAACAAGAGCATTTCCTCTCATGGTCTCCGCGCTCAGAAtaatacttcatttatttatctttttgtcCTTCACTATTTTTCCTATTATTttctcatgtttgttttagttattggtgatataataatatcatattataggtttttattttttgggttctttatattatttttaaatatattttgtgtcattttatttatttccctttttttattatttgaaaaagtaaaatgtgtttttttcatttcatcattGCACAGAAATAACAAGTTCTAAATAATTAAacttacacacaacacacacatcccttaTGTGAGCAGAATAATCCCCTTTCTTTACGGTAATCTGTTCTGGATCAGAGCTCattgttaataataaataacattattatgaTATCAGATATTAAATGGTGTTGCCGGGCAGATCTGGCCTCTGTTACCGCCTGTCATTTACATCTTCATTAAGTCATAGAAAGGAAATGAGTCGGCAGTAATCAGCTGAGACGCCCGCCTGTAGCTCTCTGTTTACTCAACATCTACCGctctaaatataaactaaaatgatGCTTTAAATACCATTTATCTTCTCAGTTAAGCTGCTTTTGTGTcttaatatattacattttaaaccctacttgtgtttatttgttgtgttttgatttCCCTTTGAAACCTCACAAACTACATGTTCTCATCAGCTGAGCTTCTTTAGAAAATTAAGTGGAAAAAAAGATATTGTTTTTGTCgttaattaaatattgaaaataatttaaatagaaatactaaaaaaagaaaatcacattaaaatcacatttatacaaactactaaaaataaatacacatgttaAATAAACCAGACTGAAAATAGTGTAGATAAAGCAagtataataaaacaaataaatagaaaataattatttaaatagaacaaatataaataaataatatgaaaggaaaataatgaattaataaatgatttgaataaacattaaataaataaatagcaaagaaaataaaaataaagattaaatagaagaaataaaatgataaaaactagagcacattta from Eleginops maclovinus isolate JMC-PN-2008 ecotype Puerto Natales chromosome 17, JC_Emac_rtc_rv5, whole genome shotgun sequence harbors:
- the LOC134878933 gene encoding calcium-activated potassium channel subunit beta-4-like isoform X1, giving the protein MAKIRVSYEYSEAEDKSIRLGLFLIACGILSLFILGFCWLSPTLQSLQSKPANCTVVSVLRPEEMFECVFTCGADCKGTSLYPCLQIFVNNSESNSVALLHFDEQQLVLNPKCSYVPPCERDNQKNRDSVLWWEDYFSREVSTQAFTCFFNQQRRPDDVLWRRSHDTSVLLHCVLWPMVSLLLGTLIVLLTVCARSLAVRAEALQKRKFSYEVCQDLSASGSSERRGHKAEDPLTNSDPETSSSPTRTLPLFAVPVRRRDREH
- the LOC134878933 gene encoding calcium-activated potassium channel subunit beta-4-like isoform X2, which translates into the protein MLPLKWSYADPTHHQCRPSDTLPAHHTHTCRDGLQACVVSVLRPEEMFECVFTCGADCKGTSLYPCLQIFVNNSESNSVALLHFDEQQLVLNPKCSYVPPCERDNQKNRDSVLWWEDYFSREVSTQAFTCFFNQQRRPDDVLWRRSHDTSVLLHCVLWPMVSLLLGTLIVLLTVCARSLAVRAEALQKRKFSYEVCQDLSASGSSERRGHKAEDPLTNSDPETSSSPTRTLPLFAVPVRRRDREH
- the LOC134878933 gene encoding calcium-activated potassium channel subunit beta-4-like isoform X3 codes for the protein MAKIRVSYEYSEAEDKSIRLGLFLIACGILSLFILGFCWLSPTLQSLQSKPANCTIFVNNSESNSVALLHFDEQQLVLNPKCSYVPPCERDNQKNRDSVLWWEDYFSREVSTQAFTCFFNQQRRPDDVLWRRSHDTSVLLHCVLWPMVSLLLGTLIVLLTVCARSLAVRAEALQKRKFSYEVCQDLSASGSSERRGHKAEDPLTNSDPETSSSPTRTLPLFAVPVRRRDREH